The Fluviicola sp. genome contains a region encoding:
- a CDS encoding 2Fe-2S iron-sulfur cluster-binding protein, translated as MADIKVTIIDREGVEHVLEAPTDMNMNIMELCKAYELPVKGECGGMAMCATCQCYLESDTALEEQSDAELDMLDQAFYVKPNSRLGCQIPISEEIDGIVLRLAPETE; from the coding sequence ATGGCAGATATCAAAGTAACGATTATTGACCGCGAGGGAGTTGAACATGTGTTGGAAGCTCCTACAGACATGAACATGAACATCATGGAACTTTGTAAAGCTTACGAACTTCCCGTGAAAGGCGAATGCGGTGGAATGGCGATGTGTGCGACTTGTCAATGTTACCTGGAATCCGATACTGCACTGGAAGAACAAAGCGATGCCGAACTGGACATGCTGGACCAGGCGTTTTACGTGAAACCGAACAGCCGTTTGGGATGCCAGATTCCTATTTCGGAAGAAATCGACGGGATTGTATTGCGGTTAGCGCCGGAGACAGAATAA
- a CDS encoding M48 family metalloprotease: MTGKGTNLLLCALMVFFQSAGQADFDHYQPLRSKGRVPKDFSTSTLTKIRQDNREDLKSLNGQKREFFVEQINYSIDEILHSGNVTFGDTISNYLQELGDRLIAGETDLRGKLRFYVYNSTEANAFSTRQGIVFVTTGLIAQLTSEAQLAFVLSHEIIHYQEHHVLDLFEYATKEKFYSYNERARFLSNYSRENELEADRKAVKMVHDAGYKPGEINKTFDVLLYSYLPFEELKLDRTYFNTTEMYVPEIYFDFKRNEISAKFKYNDYLMSHPNLAKRKEQVTDQIGKFKEWETGMLYKDSLQFFHIRDVARFEYVLNKVYADEPVEALYAIYILEKKYPESTFLKNYKSQAWLDIMKLTVKKETFSYSVFSTLNRKKQRYYEGQISILNQFITVLPKTGKLAMGLRVIYDVYHSDTTNAVAKKCYETAIQLLVKSDDFEPEKFSSRNFKETLTYLKNLKQDTSSKSKLHTVEWDKYTVIENQSKGVTEDFGIDSTKFYMYGISDIIRDSSFLKKFKQTLLKKGMLDKDKDDFNLMTDAEQEDVEYFKYDNEAHLKMDSMLIFQPAIFETTRSEIDVFKTFRTRELVSREIAANAEDLNIHVKSLSLNQLESLSADDWNNYSLIQRSLTRAINDHENDYFVLDVPDLNRINSTFKTGKLVFMEYQHTYAPDLNFGNVALFTVLLPVGLVYFPIAILSGHYSDWQFYVLDLKTGELVLDRSYYVNEPASKHSIGSRLNGMFHQLKQAKNEY, from the coding sequence AAAGGACGCGTTCCCAAAGACTTTTCCACTTCCACGCTCACCAAGATCAGGCAGGATAACCGGGAAGACCTCAAATCATTAAACGGTCAAAAAAGAGAGTTTTTTGTAGAGCAAATCAACTATTCCATTGATGAGATTCTGCATTCCGGAAATGTGACTTTCGGCGATACAATCAGCAACTACCTCCAGGAATTGGGTGACCGCTTAATTGCGGGTGAAACAGACCTGCGGGGAAAACTGCGTTTTTACGTCTACAATTCTACCGAGGCAAACGCTTTTTCGACCCGCCAGGGAATTGTATTTGTAACCACCGGGCTCATTGCTCAATTGACTTCGGAGGCCCAACTGGCTTTCGTTTTATCGCATGAGATTATCCATTACCAGGAACATCACGTACTCGATCTGTTCGAATACGCGACCAAAGAGAAATTCTATTCTTACAACGAAAGAGCCCGCTTTTTAAGCAATTATTCCAGGGAAAATGAACTGGAAGCTGACCGCAAAGCGGTTAAAATGGTTCACGATGCCGGTTATAAACCGGGAGAAATCAACAAAACATTTGACGTTTTACTGTATTCTTACTTGCCGTTTGAAGAACTGAAACTGGATAGAACGTATTTCAATACAACTGAAATGTATGTTCCGGAGATCTATTTCGATTTTAAACGGAATGAGATCTCGGCTAAGTTTAAGTACAACGATTACCTGATGTCGCACCCGAACCTGGCAAAACGGAAAGAACAGGTTACGGATCAGATCGGGAAGTTCAAAGAATGGGAAACCGGAATGCTGTACAAAGACAGTCTGCAGTTTTTCCATATCCGCGATGTGGCCCGGTTTGAGTATGTGCTTAATAAAGTGTACGCGGATGAACCGGTCGAAGCACTTTATGCCATTTACATTTTAGAAAAGAAATACCCGGAATCTACTTTCCTGAAAAATTATAAGTCGCAGGCCTGGCTCGATATCATGAAACTGACCGTTAAAAAGGAAACCTTCTCTTATTCCGTATTTTCTACGTTAAACCGTAAAAAGCAGCGTTATTATGAAGGGCAAATATCGATCCTGAACCAATTCATTACGGTACTTCCGAAAACGGGAAAACTGGCTATGGGATTGCGGGTGATTTACGATGTTTATCATTCGGATACTACCAATGCAGTTGCCAAAAAGTGCTACGAAACAGCGATCCAGTTATTGGTAAAAAGCGATGATTTTGAACCTGAAAAGTTTTCGTCTAGAAATTTTAAGGAAACCCTGACTTACCTGAAGAACCTGAAGCAGGATACTTCGTCCAAATCGAAATTGCATACGGTAGAATGGGATAAGTATACAGTGATTGAAAACCAGTCGAAAGGGGTGACGGAAGATTTCGGAATTGATTCCACGAAATTTTACATGTATGGAATTTCAGATATCATTCGCGACAGCAGTTTCCTGAAAAAGTTCAAACAAACGCTTCTCAAAAAAGGCATGCTGGATAAGGACAAAGACGATTTCAACCTCATGACCGATGCCGAACAGGAAGACGTGGAATATTTCAAATACGACAATGAAGCCCATTTGAAAATGGATTCCATGCTGATCTTCCAGCCGGCTATTTTTGAAACAACGAGGTCTGAAATAGATGTTTTTAAAACATTTCGAACAAGAGAATTGGTTTCCCGGGAAATCGCTGCCAATGCGGAAGATCTGAATATTCACGTAAAAAGTCTGAGCTTGAATCAACTGGAAAGCCTGAGTGCAGACGACTGGAACAATTATTCCCTGATTCAGCGCAGTTTGACACGGGCAATCAATGATCACGAGAATGATTATTTCGTATTGGATGTTCCGGACCTCAACCGGATCAATTCGACGTTTAAAACCGGGAAATTAGTGTTTATGGAATACCAGCACACCTATGCTCCGGACCTGAATTTCGGTAATGTGGCATTGTTTACGGTATTGCTTCCGGTGGGCCTGGTTTACTTCCCGATAGCCATTCTTTCCGGGCATTATTCCGACTGGCAATTCTATGTACTGGACCTGAAAACCGGGGAATTGGTACTCGACAGATCGTATTATGTCAATGAGCCGGCTTCCAAACACAGTATCGGTTCGCGCCTGAACGGCATGTTTCACCAATTAAAACAGGCAAAGAATGAGTATTAA